From the genome of Panulirus ornatus isolate Po-2019 chromosome 19, ASM3632096v1, whole genome shotgun sequence, one region includes:
- the LOC139755376 gene encoding beta-1,3-galactosyltransferase brn-like, with the protein MSRRRCSISWAWIVGFMVFIYLTGLYQYFITWSFTEYYTHWGPSHPLQPLIKQLKAGDDVAVRPVNQFFYPYTYSSVEKCEVKDSIRLMYVVKSALENFDKRMGIRKSWGFESRFSDVEIRSVFLVGMKPDEPHLQELLERELEEHKDIIQANFRDSYFNNTLKTMMGLHWTYHYCQKVKYFLFVDDDYYVSTRNMLRFLRDPANYPQYLEKYIVTAVNEYKEHLYAGYVFENSCPIRWVFSKWYISLDEYPYSKWPPYVTAGAYVLSRKSLEDLYFGSIYTSNFRFDDIFLGMAAKKAGIKPFHHKEFYFYRKLYDREGYKWVIASHGFDDPKELQEVWNEQRSAGNA; encoded by the coding sequence ATGTCTAGACGAAGATGCTCTATCTCTTGGGCCTGGATAGTGGGTTTCATGGTATTTATTTACCTGACTGGACTATATCAGTATTTCATAACTTGGTCTTTCACAGAATATTACACACACTGGGGACCATCTCATCCATTGCAGCCTTTGATAAAACAGTTGAAAGCTGGAGATGATGTGGCAGTAAGGCCTGTTAATCAGTTTTTTTATCCATACACATATTCAAGTGTGGAAAAATGTGAAGTAAAAGATTCCATAAGACTGATGTACGTCGTGAAGTCTGCACTTGAGAATTTTGATAAAAGAATGGGAATTCGAAAATCTTGGGGATTTGAAAGTCGTTTCTCAGATGTAGAAATAAGATCAGTATTCTTGGTTGGAATGAAACCAGATGAACCTCATTTACAAGAACTACTTGAAAGGGAACTTGAGGAACACAAAGATATAATACAGGCAAACTTTAGAGACTCATATTTTAACAATACTCTAAAAACCATGATGGGTTTACATTGGACATACCACTATTGTCAAAAGGTTAAATATtttctgtttgtggatgatgactATTATGTGTCTACAAGGAATATGCTCCGCTTTTTAAGAGATCCTGCCAACTACCCTCAGTATCTTGAAAAATATATTGTGACAGCCGTTAATGAATACAAAGAACATTTATATGCTGGTTATGTTTTTGAAAATTCATGTCCCATCAGGTGGGTATTTAGTAAATGGTACATTTCACTTGATGAATATCCATATTCTAAGTGGCCACCATATGTAACAGCTGGGGCATATGTTTTGTCAAGAAAGAGTTTGGAAGATTTATACTTTGGCAGTATTTATACCAGTAACTTTCGCTTTGATGATATTTTCCTTGGGATGGCTGCCAAAAAAGCAGGCATCAAACCTTTTCACCACAAGGAATTTTATTTCTATCGTAAACTATATGACAGGGAGGGATATAAGTGGGTAATTGCATCTCATGGCTTTGATGATCCCAAGGAACtgcaagaggtttggaatgaACAAAGATCAGCTGGAAATGCATAA